Proteins encoded by one window of Cannabis sativa cultivar Pink pepper isolate KNU-18-1 chromosome 4, ASM2916894v1, whole genome shotgun sequence:
- the LOC115713137 gene encoding salutaridinol 7-O-acetyltransferase, producing MENNLHVEIVSRENIKPSSPTPPNLKTFNLSLFDQRAPPVYTTLVLFYQISTDAINNNIIITTLKKSLSEALTSYVPLAGKIDNINNSNIVECTDQGAIFIEAKSKTILSTFLEENPNEDLLLERLLPAKTRSAEAATSPLLLVQATLFECGGLAIGLCMSHKLADAATLCMFLKNWSNPAQRFTLTVPKEFDISPESIWFPLPRDQRNNNNNNNIESLMIKTVNKSWCNFGFYEVNFGWGKPIWAWRPSSSNENVLKLMDTKNGGVEVSLTLSKENMALFERDPHILAFANPSHPFI from the exons atggaGAATAATCTTCATGTTGAGATTGTTAGTAGAGAAAACATAAAACCATCTTCTCCAACTCCTCCAAACCTCAAAACCTTCAATCTTTCGTTATTTGATCAAAGAGCTCCACCAGTTTACACCACACTTGTTCTTTTCTACCAAATTAGTACCGAtgctattaataataatattattattacaacATTAAAGAAATCTCTATCCGAAGCCTTAACTAGCTATGTCCCACTAGCTGGAAAAATAGACAACATTAACAACTCCAACATCGTTGAATGCACAGATCAAGGAGCCATTTTCATCGAAGCCAAATCCAAAACCATTCTCTCAACCTTTCTAGAAGAAAACCCTAACGAGGATCTCCTTCTCGAGCGGCTTCTTCCGGCAAAGACAAGGTCAGCCGAGGCAGCCACGAGCCCTTTGTTGCTCGTCCAAGCCACTTTGTTTGAGTGTGGAGGATTAGCTATTGGTCTATGCATGTCCCACAAGTTAGCCGACGCAGCCACGCTTTGCATGTTCTTGAAGAACTGGTCAAACCCAGCTCAACGCTTTACTTTGACCGTTCCTAAGGAGTTTGACATTTCACCAGAGAGTATTTGGTTCCCACTGCCACGAGATCAGAGaaacaataataacaacaacaatatagAATCTTTAATGATCAAAACCGTTAATAAGAG CTGGTGTAATTTTGGTTTCTATGAAGTTAACTTTGGGTGGGGAAAGCCAATTTGGGCGTGGAGACCGAGTAGTTCCAATGAAAATGTCTTGAAGTTGATGGACACCAAGAATGGTGGTGTGGAGGTTTCGTTGACTCTTAGCAAAGAAAATATGGCTTTATTTGAGAGGGATCCTCACATTCTTGCTTTTGCTAATCCATCCCATCCATTCATCTAA
- the LOC115713138 gene encoding stemmadenine O-acetyltransferase-like: protein MGENNKVEIISEEIIRPSSSTPAHLKTYLLSSIDQFSQAVYGRVVFFYTQNIDDHNASNNNSTEPYSSSDKKSQQLKNSLSKTLSRFYPFAGRIDNNTSVDCTDDGAPYVEAKFNGLLSTFLDDQRDNPVIIDQFFPAAILSPEAATWPILRVQATFFDCGALAVGVCLSHKLCDARSMSVFMKSWAETSKGLVQPVVPIFKVASYFPPGDYHTKLKVPPSSNNNNNMVEELVTKMYVFNKEKIVELKSKVADTRVQQPSRVEVVTALIWKIMIAVSQSNIKNKLDKTTYFVTQTMDIRKRAEPALPEELVGNLVTIIPVETKLNEPELADVVAEFRNGVREFTEKKGKSLRGDGALTVILEVVKGLLELLGRDDTDGVIFTSLCTFKLYEIADFGWGKPTWVNILPLPNGVVKKLVTLMDTKDGGIEAWVSLDKEEMSLFESHPQLLEFATHYYSIV from the coding sequence ATGGGAGAGAATAACAAGGTTGAGATCATCAGTGAAGAAATCATAAGACCGTCATCTTCAACTCCTGCACACCTGAAAACCTACTTACTTTCTTCCATTGATCAATTTTCACAAGCAGTTTATGGCCGAGTGGTTTTTTTCTACACTCAAAACATTGATGATCATAATGCTAGCAACAACAACAGTACTGAACCTTATTCATCATCTGACAAAAAATCACAGCAGCTAAAGAACTCTCTCTCCAAAACCCTATCTCGATTCTACCCTTTTGCAGGAAGAATCGATAACAACACATCAGTAGACTGTACTGACGACGGAGCTCCATACGTGGAAGCAAAATTTAATGGCCTTCTCTCAACTTTTCTAGACGACCAAAGAGACAACCCTGTTATAATCGACCAATTCTTTCCTGCGGCGATCCTATCACCGGAGGCAGCCACGTGGCCGATACTGAGAGTTCAAGCCACTTTCTTCGACTGTGGGGCATTGGCTGTTGGGGTTTGCTTGTCGCACAAGTTATGCGACGCGAGATCTATGAGTGTGTTCATGAAAAGTTGGGCCGAGACCTCAAAAGGGTTGGTTCAACCAGTGGTTCCAATTTTCAAGGTAGCTTCCTACTTTCCACCGGGAGATTATCACACTAAACTAAAAGTTCCTCCttctagtaataataataataatatggttGAAGAATTGGTCACAAAGATGTATGTGTTTAATAAAGAGAAAATTGTTGAACTCAAGTCGAAGGTCGCTGACACTCGTGTGCAGCAACCTAGTAGGGTTGAGGTGGTGACTGCCCTAATTTGGAAGATCATGATAGCTGTTTCGCAATCCAACATTAAAAACAAGCTTGATAAGACTACTTATTTTGTGACACAAACTATGGATATACGTAAACGGGCTGAGCCTGCTTTGCCAGAGGAGTTGGTTGGAAACTTGGTAACAATTATTCCTGTGGAAACAAAACTCAATGAGCCTGAGCTAGCTGATGTGGTAGCTGAGTTCAGAAATGGAGTGAGAGAGTTTACAGAGAAGAAAGGAAAGAGTCTTAGAGGAGATGGAGCTTTGACAGTGATTCTTGAGGTTGTGAAAGGACTGTTGGAGTTGTTGGGAAGAGATGACACTGATGGGGTTATATTCACTAGTTTGTGTACTTTTAAGTTGTATGAGATAGCCGACTTTGGGTGGGGAAAGCCAACTTGGGTCAATATTCTTCCTCTTCCTAATGGGGTAGTGAAGAAGTTGGTGACATTAATGGATACCAAAGATGGAGGTATTGAAGCTTGGGTTAGTTTGGATAAAGAAGAGATGTCCTTATTTGAGTCTCATCCTCAACTTCTTGAATTTGCAACACACTATTACTCCATCGTGTGA